A window of Heteronotia binoei isolate CCM8104 ecotype False Entrance Well chromosome 17, APGP_CSIRO_Hbin_v1, whole genome shotgun sequence genomic DNA:
tcgtgggcattcaatgaaatcgctgagcagttgggttagaacggataaaaggaggtacttcttcacccaaagggtgattaacaagtggaattcactgccacaggaggtggtggcagctacaagcatagccagcttcaagaggggattggataaaaatatggagcagaggtccatcagtggctattagccacagtgtgtgtatatatatctatgtgtgtgtacacacatatattggccactgtgtgccacctcctgtggcagtgaattccacgtgttaatcaccctttgggtgaagaaggacttcctattatccgttctaacccgactgctcagcaatttcattgaatgcccatgagttcttgtattgtgagaaagggagaaaaggacttctttctctaccttctccatcccacgcattatcttgtataatgtcaccccgcagtcaacgctttttccaagctaaagagccccaagcgttttaaccttaaCGAACACGTGGGGTTCACTGCCGTGGgaagtggcggcagctacaagcacagatagcgtcaagaggggattggagacacctatggagcagaggtccatgagtggctattgccacaagggatagatggaacattctgtctggggcaatgatgctccgtcttcttggtgcttggggagcaacagtgggagggcttctggagttctggccccgctggtggacctcctgatggtacctgggtcttggccagtgtgtgacacagagtgatggactggatgggccattgacctgttccaacatggcttctcttatgttcttaagtagccCTTTCTAGCAAACAGATCCTCTTCCCTGTTCCACACACACAGTGGGCATTTCAACAGTTGAGGTACTGTGAAGCCGTGGCGAAAAGGGATTAGTGGTTACTTCAAAGACTGGGAAGGTGGTCCTGATGGCGGAGGAAAGTGCCaacaaatcacagctgacttatggtgattctGTAGGGCGAGGGtgtcgaactcctttgttatgtgggccggatctgacatagatgagaccttgttgggccgggccatgttgggttgggctgggccatatgtgtacctatttaagattaggcagaagagatataaactttatagaggacacagacaaacacaattaatttttttttaaacttaaaacatgattaaaatgttagcgctcgttggtcttaaaggtgctttctttatagttctcccatgggatccaggaaactgggcaaaggaagctctggctttcctccccttccccaggggaccgggagggagcctcagccaatagaaggaggagatgcttggctcactagctctgctgtatgattgagaagctctgccttcctccccaagggaggagcctcagccgatggagaaaacagaggctttgctctgtagatgctgtgcaattgagcaagccttgcaaagcaagctgtgatgcagaaggaagcaagagagagggggaaggaagcagacggcagccagttgctcgggggcctgatttggcccccgggctgcctgtttgatacccctgctgtagggttttcaagccaagaggtggtttgccattgcctgcttttgcatagcaaccctggactttcttgatggtctcccatccaagtactaactagcgCTGACCCCGCTTATCTTCTGGGACCTGACgtcatcaggctagcctggcccatccaggtcaggggagaGACCAacggaggtggttggccatcgcctgcctctgcgtagagaacatggacttccttggaggtctcccatacaaatactaaccagggctgaccctccttagcttcccagatctgactagcctgggctatccaggtaagggGAAGGTGGCGCTTAGCCCATGGGTGTCTGACATGTGGTCCGGGGGACGAatcagggctcctatcaagcccatgAACAatcggctgtcatctgctcccttctccctctctcttgcttccgtctgcatcacagcttgctttgcaaggcttgctcagttgcacaggagcaaaacctctattttctccattggctgaggctcctcccttggggaggaaggggggggaggcagagcttgttttgccaggctctctcaatcaagcacagcagagctactgagccaagcctctcttccttctattggctgaggctcccccccgccagtcccctggggaaggaaggaaagagccagagcttcctttgcccagttccctggatcccaggggagaaatacaaagaaagcacctttaaataaatctgattaaataagtAATAAAATAAGACCAAGTGCTAGCGTTTTACGCAGGTTTtcagtttatttaaaatatatatttaatcgTGGGTTTTTTGtatgcgtcctttataaagtttattgaagaagaagatattggatttctatcccgccctccactccgaagagtctcagagcggctcacaatctcctttcccttcctcccccacaacagacaccctgtgaggtagatgaagatattggatttatatcctgccctccactctgaagagtctcagagcggctcacaatctcctttcccttcctcccccacaacagacacactgtgaggtagatgaagatattggatttatatcccgccctccactccaaagagtctcagagcggctcacaatctcctttatcttcctcccccacaacagacaccctgtgaggtgggtggggctggagagggctctcacagcagctgccctttcaaggacagagtctcagaacagcctacaatctcctttaccttcctcccccacaacagacacactgtgaggtagatgaagatattggatttatatcctgccctcaactccgaagagtctcagagcggctcacaatctcctttaccttcctcccccacaacagacaccctgtgaggtgggtggggctggagagggctctcacagcagctgccctttcaaggacaacctctgccagagctatggctgaccaaaggccatctcagcaggtgcaagtggaggagtggggaatcaaacccggttctcccagataagagtccgcacacttaaccactacaccgaactggctctccagtttatatctctgctacctaatcttaaataggtacatgcatggcctggcccaacccgacatggcctggcccaacaaggcctcatttatgtcagatccggccatcgtcgtcatcatcatcatcattttgctTATTTATATTTCCCCCAtccccccataggggctcagagcggagtgcatcataaataataaaatcacaatgaaatcacaacaacataacaataaaatcaaccaCAGTTTCAAGTATATCAGGATGGCCCAGCAGAGTGATACAATAAGATGGCCCAGCAGGACAGTGCAGTGTGTAGAATAGTACaatacaaatgagtttgacacccctgcctaagCCTCTCTTTTTGGGTTTTTGTGACGTTGGCACAGGTACCCCCTACTGATGCCTTTTTGTTGTCCGCAGACTGTATGCACAGAGAATCCAGCAGAAGAGAAGAAAATGAATACCACAGAACCCACCAGAGGCCACGGCGACCGGAAGGCATGAGCTACTTCACTCTCCTGTGGTATCTAGTCTTCTACGAGCCGGTGATCACAGAGGTCCATCTCAGAAGGAAAAACATCGACTTCCTTTTCATCAGGTTCAGCGCCTGGCAGTACGCAGGGAGCGACAAGCTCTGGGCGGGGCTGGTCACCACCCTTTGCGATCACATCCGCCAGCATTTCGGGCCTCTCCCGCTCAGCTTCTACCATGTCGTCGGAAGCAGGCCGCGATTTGCCTCGGGGTTCAGCCAGAATGAGTGGCGGCTCAAAAAGAAAGTCGCCGTCGCCGCCGGAGGACTCGTGGTCATGCTGGTAGCAGGGGCGAGCCTGGCCACCGTCGCCATCGTCGTGCCGGGGATAAGGGACGGCAGCCTCTTGAAAGTCATCAGCGCCATCTTCGCCACCGTTTCCGGCTCCAGCGTCATCCTGGCCCTCACTCCAGTCGTTAAGCACCTGATCATCTCTCAGAAGAAAAAGATCGAGAGCATGACCAACAACCAGAAGTTCACCAGCCACCTGGGCTTCATGAGCGCGGTCAAGAGAGAAATTGAACTTCTCACCAGCTTTGTGTATTACATGGAGATCTTTGAGCGGCAACGGCTGAGGATTGTCTTTGAGATCACCAGCTTGGACATGTGCTACCCGGAAAGGGTGGTTGGGGTTCTGAACGCCATCAACACGCTGCTCTCGGACACCAACGCCCCGTTCATTTTCATTCTGGTGGTAGACCCCTGCATCATTACCTCTTGCTTAGAGCAAGCCGGCAACATGAAAGGCATGGCCGACAACGGCTACCTCTACCTCAACCGCACTGTGTCGTTGCCCTTCTCCATCCCGGAAATCGGCGTCCGGTCCAAGATGCGGTTTTTGCACGAGACTTTCCAAAACCGGGAAGACCTGATGTACCGAATCATCACGAGAAACGTGGAGCAGGGAGTCCGGAAGGCCAAAGGGAGGGACCCGTCCCTTTCTGAGATGGAAGCGTCTGAGGAAATGGACCAGCACCAGATCGACGCCCAGGCCGTACAGTACATCCACGAGGCGTTCCACTCCTTGCACAGCGAACACGACTGCCTTTACAGGTATGTCCCTGAGAATATCATCCAGATGAAGAGGATCGTCAACACTATTCCCATCACCCTGCGGCTCATGACGCAGCAGCACAGCCTCCGCCACGACATCTGCCCCAGGTCGGTGGCGGGCTGGGTGGTCCTGGCCAACCAGTGGCCGTGCCGCTTGAGCTGGATCCTGCAGTGCATGGAAGACAGTCAGCAGTGCCGGATGCCCAAGGACTTTGACAAGCAGTCGCTGTGGGACGTGTTTGTGGACAACTGCCAGGAGCTCTACTCCATGCACAAGGACCTCCTGAACATCATGGCCCTGGACGGTGACCCGGAACTCTTTGAGCAGTTCTTGTTCCACGACTTCCCATTCACCGTGCAGGAAGGGGCAAAGTACCTGAAATATACAGTCAACCTGGACCATTCCATTAGGCACCGGATGGGGCAGCTGAGGGCGCTCACAATGCTGGAGAagatgcaaaagaagaaggaggagaagaagaagaagaaggagaaggagaaggagaaggagaaggagaaagatgaggtggaggaggaggaagatgacttGGACAACACAGATTAGGAGAGTGGTTTTTCGGATTACTTCAGGGAGCCCCGCTGTGAGATCCATAATGGTGGCTTGAAAGTTGTTCAAAAGGCAGTTTTGTGTAAAACTCTACCGGTCTGGAGACACCTAGGACCAGGGGTGGAGTTTTAGcagcagctgctttgcatattaggccacacacccctgatgtagccaatccttcaagagcttacaaaaaaaagagccttgtaagctcttggcggattggctactttggggtggtgtggtctaatatgcaaagcggctcctgctagaatcccacccctgcctagGGCTACCTCCAAGGTAGGCTCTCTGCTTTCCAGTTGCCTGCAGAAAAgaaatcctgtccctttaatttCAGACGGTAGCTGTGTTGGGACTGCAGCAGATTacagtccagtagcaactttgagaccaacaagattttgagagTAACTAataaagggaagatcttgtctcacttaCCTgataagagttctttgagggggtgaacaaacatgtggacaaaggggacccgatagatgttgtttaccttgacttccagaaagcttttgataaagttcctcatcaaaggctccttagtaagctcgtgagtcatggagtaaaaggacaggtcctcttgcggatcaaaaactggctaattaaaaggaagcagagagtgagtataaatgggcagtcttcgcagtggggtgccgcagggctcggtactgggtcccatgctctttaacttgttcattaatgatctggagttgggagtaagcagtgaagtggtcaagtttgcggatgacactaaattgttcagggtggtgagaaccagagaggactgtgaggtactccaaagggatatctgttgaggctgggcgagtggacgtcaacatggcagataaggttcaatgtggctaagtgcaaagtaatgcacattggggctaaaaatcctagctataaatacaagttgatggggtgtgaactggcagagactgaccaagagagagatcttggattCATGgtaaatgtcgagacagtgtgtgattgcaataaaaaaggccaacgccatgctgggaactattaggaagggaactgaaaacaaatcagccagtatcataatgcccgttataaatcaatggtgcggcctcatttggagtactgcgtacaattctggtcaccacacctcaaaaaggttattatagcactggaaaaagtgcaaaaggggcaactagaatgattaaagggttggaacactttccctatgaagaaaggttaaaacacttggcgctcttcagcttggagaaatgtcgactgcggggtgacataatagaggtttacaagattatgcatgggatggagaaggtagagaaagaagtacttttctccctttctcacaataagagAACTCATGCACAttcaatgaaaatgctgagctgtcgggttagaacagataaaaggaagtccttcttcacccaaaggatgaattcactgccacaggaggcggcggcagctacaagcatagacagcttcaagaggggattggataagcatatggagcagaggtccatcagtggctattagccacagtgtatcgttggaactgtctggagcagtgatgctctgtattcttggtgctgaggggggggcacagtgggagggcttctggtgtcctggccccactggtggacctcctgatggcacctggtttttatggccactgtgtgacacagagtgtcggactggatgggtcattaacctgatccaacatggcttctcttatgttcttaaagggcgttttgactcttgaaacttCCCGccctgaaaattttgttggtctcaaaggtgttcGCGGACTCAAATCTCTagctgcccctttaacagagatGTAACGAAATGTTAATTACAGGGTGGTGTCCTCCATGCCCATGGCAGCTGCCCCTTACCACACATGAAGTCTTTGTTAAAGGAACAGGATGTCGTTCTAAGGGCGCTGCTCACTGCCACCCAACTCCTAGCACACATGCTTGCTTCCACAAAGGGTGCCGGAGAGCTGCCACCTGTGGGAACTAAGTATGCTTCCCAGGATGCTATAGGGAACGTAGAAGGGTCTTTACGGCTAACAAGTCAACACagcaaggctttcccctgatgcaagtttgaaaaaaaaacactttCACTGATGAAAAATCACTTTCTTCGCTCCAGGACCGCACTGCAACACTatcgcacttttttttttttgtggcactTAATTCATGCTGTGAACATGGGAGAAATCTTGGGAACGAAATCTAACGTGCACTACAGCCAATGTAGGGTTTAAGGCTAAAAATTTGGGGGAGGGTACCCCCGTTCGTAggaattatttatttaggaaTGGAGGGAAAAGCCAGTATTAATCGCTCCTGCTGACGGGAGTGGAGTTGTGAATATTTTGTGATACCGTAAGCGTAAGGAAAGCACGAAACGTTCTGCTAAGCGCATCATCAGGCATCACCAGAATCAGCTTTTTAAATAGCAAAGTTTCTGGCTCTTAAGGCTGTAAAAGCTATCCTTGAAAATATATGGGTGACGGCTATCGAAACCTGAGAAAATGGGATGGGGAGAAGGCCGTGTTCAGATAATCCAGACAGGTTCTGctaagaagaattacagatttatacctcgcccttctctctgaatcagagactccgagtggcttacaatctcctatatcttctccccctacaacaggcaccctgtgaggtgggtggggctgggagggctctcaggaggggggaatcaaacccggttatcccagataagagtccgcgcacttaaccactacaccaaactggctctctaaaagccGCCATCAATTCTGGGGGAAGTAAGAATATCAAGAGAGGGACTTCATACACCTCTCTTCTGGTTTCCaggaaaaaaatgtaaaacacaGCTTTGAGGGTAGATCTCCACAGGCTTTTGGGAGTGCTTTTGGCCATTTCCACACAAGTTATCTGCTCCAGGTTCAATGCTCATGAAAAacatttttcccccttccctcactgtagaagaagatattgaatttatatcccgtcctccactccgaagagtctcagaccaactcacaatctcctttaccttcctcccccacaacagacaccctgtgaggtaggtggggctgagagagctctcacagcagctgccctttcaaggacaactctgtgagagctatggttgacccaaggccattccagcaggtacaagtggaggagtggggaatcgaatccagttctcccagataagaatctgctcacttaaccactacaccaaactgtagcatCACGATCCATTGATGCATCTCTCCAGGTTCCTCCGGTTTTTCTCTGATCTTTCTCAAAacttggatacatatggcaagaggaacaaagatggcgTGACTCTTGACAGCTTTGCTCTGTGGGAAAGATCACAGTAAAGACTGAGTGGCTGCCGGGtggatgaaaaaaaaattaaaatttgccCCATCCACTCTTATTTTTAGAAATAAATGCTAGAATATCATCATATCATTAACAACAGGTGTAACGGGTActttgaattctcagctttcattttaaaaaaagaagctttTCTATCCCTTTTCCTTGTGGAGATGTAAGGGGAAAGGCATACCTTTGCAATGTAAGGTGCTAAAGACTTTTATTTATTCAAACGAAAACTCGGAATTCACGAGAACCTGTAACGCATAATGTCATATCAATATGACCTTCTGTTgccaattttgtttttaaaataccaTAACAGCAAAAGCCCCTGTGGGAGCCACTGCTGAGAATCTCGGGCTGGGAAACCTGCCATATGGCAGCCCATTGCTGGTATACTTCATCGGCAGCTAAGCCAGCAATGGGGAGACCACGCAACACCTTCTCGAAGCAGAAACCACTTAAACGTGTTTTAATATAACTTTTAAATCGCAGATGTCGTATGCGGGGAGGAGACAGACACCTCTTTACAAGCAGCACacacattctttttttaaaaaagcaaactgtACTTTGGCCCATTAGCGGTGGCAAAACTGCACCAAAGGGATTGTTGTGGCTTCATTTCGCTGCCCTAACCCCACTCTCCCAGGAACGCATGAAAGACTTTACCTGCTCTTCTTGCACCTGAAGCAGCACGCTCTGGTCCACGAAAGCTTGCACTGGAATAAAATTCTGTTAAAAGCTCCAGGAGACTCCTGTTTAATGTTTGCTGCAGCGGATATTACTTCCTCTGAGATTCTGCACTGTGAAAGcatgaggagggacggtggctcagtggtagagcatctgctcgataagcagaaggtcccaggttcaatccctggcatctc
This region includes:
- the NKPD1 gene encoding NTPase KAP family P-loop domain-containing protein 1, with protein sequence MNPETEEDLTEAETKVGMLATGTFFFQALALKGLRLCTQEMGCSVSRKIKPPQRGPPAGPSYLGTLVGGPPAQVLMNSGDEEATRLHHEEPHANVDYLTKKDLLTEDDIYCCSLSKTLCHTSTPVTVGFYSPCGTRLHSLLENIQDCMHRESSRREENEYHRTHQRPRRPEGMSYFTLLWYLVFYEPVITEVHLRRKNIDFLFIRFSAWQYAGSDKLWAGLVTTLCDHIRQHFGPLPLSFYHVVGSRPRFASGFSQNEWRLKKKVAVAAGGLVVMLVAGASLATVAIVVPGIRDGSLLKVISAIFATVSGSSVILALTPVVKHLIISQKKKIESMTNNQKFTSHLGFMSAVKREIELLTSFVYYMEIFERQRLRIVFEITSLDMCYPERVVGVLNAINTLLSDTNAPFIFILVVDPCIITSCLEQAGNMKGMADNGYLYLNRTVSLPFSIPEIGVRSKMRFLHETFQNREDLMYRIITRNVEQGVRKAKGRDPSLSEMEASEEMDQHQIDAQAVQYIHEAFHSLHSEHDCLYRYVPENIIQMKRIVNTIPITLRLMTQQHSLRHDICPRSVAGWVVLANQWPCRLSWILQCMEDSQQCRMPKDFDKQSLWDVFVDNCQELYSMHKDLLNIMALDGDPELFEQFLFHDFPFTVQEGAKYLKYTVNLDHSIRHRMGQLRALTMLEKMQKKKEEKKKK